A single Macaca mulatta isolate MMU2019108-1 chromosome 11, T2T-MMU8v2.0, whole genome shotgun sequence DNA region contains:
- the SMARCC2 gene encoding SWI/SNF complex subunit SMARCC2 isoform X3: protein MAVRKKDGGPNVKYYEAADTVTQFDNVRLWLGKNYKKYIQAEPPTNKSLSSLVVQLLQFQEEVFGKHVSNAPLTKLPIKCFLDFKAGGSLCHILAAAYKFKSDQGWRRYDFQNPSRMDRNVEMFMTIEKSLVQNNCLSRPNIFLCPEIEPKLLGKLKDIIKRHQGTVTEDKNNASHVVYPVPGNLEEEEWVRPVMKRDKQVLLHWGYYPDSYDTWIPASEIEASVEDAPTPEKPRKIHAKWILDTDTFNEWMNEEDYEVNDDKNPVSRRKKISAKTLTDEVNSPDSDRRDKKGGNYKKRKRSPSPSPTPEAKKKNAKKGPSTPYTKSKRGHREEEQEDLTKDMDEPSPVPNVEEVTLPKTVNTKKDSESAPVKGGTMTDLDEQEDESMETTGKDEDENSTGNKGEQTKNPDLHEDNVTEQTHHIIIPSYAAWFDYNSVHAIERRALPEFFNGKNKSKTPEIYLAYRNFMIDTYRLNPQEYLTSTACRRNLAGDVCAIMRVHAFLEQWGLINYQVDAESRPTPMGPPPTSHFHVLADTPSGLVPLQPKTPQQTSASQQMLNFPDKGKEKPTDMQNFGLRTDMYTKKNVPSKSKAAASATREWTEQETLLLLEALEMYKDDWNKVSEHVGSRTQDECILHFLRLPIEDPYLEDSEASLGPLAYQPIPFSQSGNPVMSTVAFLASVVDPRVASAAAKSALEEFSKMKEEVPTALVEAHVRKVEEAAKVTGKADPAFGLESSGIAGTTSDEPERIEESGNDEARVEGQATDEKKEPKEPREGGGAIEEEAKEKTSEAPKKDEEKGKEGDSEKESEKSDGDPIVDPEKEKEPKEGQEEVLKEVVESEGERKTKVERDIGEGNLSTAAAAALAAAAVKAKHLAAVEERKIKSLVALLVETQMKKLEIKLRHFEELETIMDREREALEYQRQQLLADRQAFHMEQLKYAEMRARQQHFQQMHQQQQQPPPALPPGSQPIPPTGAAGPPAVHGLAVAPASVVPAPAGSGAPPGSLGPSEQIGQAGSTAGPQQQQPAGAPQPGAVPPGVPPPGPHGPSPFPNQQTPPSMMPGAVPGSGHPGVAGNAPLGLPFGMPPPPPPPAPSIIPFGSLADSISINLPPPPNLHGHHHHLPFAPGTLPPPNLPVSMANPLHPNLPATTTMPSSLPLGPGLGSAAAQSPAIVAAVQGNLLPSASPLPDPGTPLPPDPTAPSPGTVTPVPPPQ from the exons ATCAAATGTTTCCTAGATTTCAAAGCGGGAGGCTCCTTGTGCCACATTCTTGCAGCTGCCTACAAATTCAAGAGTGACCAGGGATG GCGGCGTTACGATTTCCAGAATCCATCACGCATGGACCGCAATGTGGAAATGTTTATGACCATCGAGAAGTCCTTGGTGCAG AATAATTGCCTGTCTCGACCTAACATTTTTCTGTGCCCAGAAATTGAGCCCAAACTACTAGGGAAATTAAAGGACATTATCAAGAGACACCAG GGAACAGTCACTGAGGATAAGAACAATGCCTCCCATGTTGTGTATCCTGTCCCCGGGAATCTAGAAGAAG AGGAATGGGTACGACCAGTCATGAAGAGGGATAAGCAGGTTCTTCTGCACTGGGGCTACTATCCTGACAG TTATGACACATGGATCCCAGCGAGTGAAATTGAAGCATCTGTGGAAGATGCTCCAACTCCTGAGAAACCTAGGAAG ATTCATGCAAAGTGGATCCTGGACACCGACACCttcaatgaatggatgaatgaggaAGACTACGAAGTAAATGATGACAAAAACCCTGTCTCCCGCCGAAAGAAGATTTCAGCCAAGACATTGACAGATGAG GTGAACAGCCCAGATTCAGATCGACGGGACAAGAAGGGGGGAAACTATAAGAAGAGGAAGCGCTCCCCCTCTCCTTCGCCAACCCCAGAAGCGAAGAAGAAAAATGCTAAGAAAGG TCCCTCAACACCTTATACTAAGTCAAAGCGTGGCCACAGAGAAGAGGAGCAAGAAGACCTCACAAAGGACATGGACGAGCCCTCACCAGTCCCCAATGTAGAAGAGGTGACACTTCCCAAAACAG TTAACACAAAGAAAGACTCAGAGTCGGCCCCAGTCAAAGGCGGCACCATGACTGACCTAG ATGAACAGGAAGATGAAAGCATGGAGACGACGGGCAAG GATGAGGATGAGAACAGTACGGGGAACAAGGGAGAGCAGACCAAGAATCCAGACCTGCATGAGGACAACGTGACTGAACAGACCCACCACATCATCATTCCCAGCTATGCTGCCTGGTTTGACTACAATAG CGTTCATGCCATTGAGCGGAGGGCTCTCCCCGAGTTCTTCAACGGCAAGAACAAGTCCAAGACTCCAGAGAT CTACCTGGCCTATCGAAACTTTATGATTGACACTTACCGACTGAACCCCCAAGAGTATCTTACCTCTACCGCCTGTCGCCGAAACCTAGCGGGTGATGTCTGTGCCATCATGAG GGTCCATGCCTTCCTAGAACAGTGGGGTCTTATTAACTACCAGGTGGATGCTGAGAGTCGACCAACCCCAATGGGGCCTCCGCCTACCTCTCACTTCCATGTCTTGGCTGACACACCATCAGGGCTGGTGCCTCTGCAGCCCAAGACCCCTCAG CAGACCTCTGCTTCCCAACAAATGCTCAACTTTCCTgacaaaggcaaagagaaaccaACAGACATGCAAAACTTTGGGCTGCGCACAGACATGTACACAAAAAAGAATGTTCCCTCCAAG AGCAAAGCTGCAGCCAGTGCCACTCGTGAGTGGACAGAACAGGAAACCCTGCTTCTCCTGGAG GCACTGGAAATGTACAAAGATGACTGGAACAAAGTGTCCGAGCATGTGGGAAGCCGCACACAGGACGAGTGCATCTTGCATTTTCTTCGTCTTCCCATTGAAGACCCATACCTGGAGGACTCAGAGGCCTCCCTAGGCCCCCTGGCCTACCAACCCATCCCCTTCAGTCAGTCGGGCAACCCTGTTATGAGCACTGTTGCCTTCTTGGCCTCTGTCGTCGATCCCCGAGTCGCCTCTGCTGCTGCAAAGTCAGCCCTAG AGGAGTTCTCCAAAATGAAGGAAGAGGTACCCACGGCCTTGGTGGAGGCCCATGTTCGGAAAGTGGAAGAAGCAGCCAAAGTAACAGGCAAGGCGGACCCTGCCTTCGGTCTGGAAAGCAGTGGCATTGCAGGAACCACCTCTGATGAGCCTGAGCGGATTG AGGAGAGCGGGAATGACGAGGCTCGGGTGGAAGGCCAGGCCACAGATGAGAAGAAGGAGCCCAAG GAACCCCGAGAAGGAGGGGGTGCCATAGAGGAGGAAGCAAAGGAGAAAACCAGCGAGGCTCCCAAGAAGGatgaggagaaagggaaagaaggtgaCAGTGAGAAGGAGTCTGAGAAGAGTGATGGAGACCCGATAG TCGATCCggagaaggagaaggagccaAAGGAAGGGCAGGAGGAAGTGCTGAAGGAAGTGGTGGAGTCTGAGGgggaaaggaagacaaaggtgGAGCGGGACATTGGCGAGGGCAACCTCTCCACCGCCGCTGCTGCCGCCCTGGCTGCTGCCGCAGTGAAAGCCAAG CACTTGGCTGCTGTTGAGGAAAGGAAGATCAAATCTTTGGTGGCCCTGCTGGTGGAGACCCAGATGAAAAAGTTGGAGATCAAACTTCGGCACTTTGAGGAGCTGGAGACTATCATGGACCGGGAGCGAGAAGCA CTGGAGTATCAGAGGCAGCAGCTCCTGGCCGACAGACAAGCCTTCCACATGGAGCAGCTGAAGTATGCGGAGATGAGGGCTCGGCAGCAGCACTTCCAACAGATGcaccaacagcagcagcagccaccgcCAGCCCTGCCCCCAGGCTCCCAGCCTATCCCCCCGACAGGGGCTGCTGGGCCACCCGCAGTCCATGGCTTGGCTGTGGCTCCAGCCTCTGTAGTCCCTGCTCCTGCTGGCAGTGGGGCCCCTCCAGGAAGCTTGGGCCCTTCTGAACAGATTGGGCAGGCAGGGTCAACTGCAGGGCCACAGCAGCAGCAACCAGCTGGAGCCCCCCAGCCTGGGGCAGTCCCACCAGGGGTTCCCCCCCCTGGACCCCATG GCCCCTCACCGTTCCCCAACCAACAAACTCCTCCCTCAATGATGCCAGGGGCAGTGCCAGGCAGCGGGCACCCAGGCGTGGCGGGTAATGCTCCTTTGGGTTTGCCTTTTGGCatgccgcctcctcctcctcctcctgctccatccATCATCCCATTTGGTAGTCTAGCTGACTCCATCAGTATTAACCTCCCCCCTCCTCCTAACCTGCATGGGCATCACCACCATCTCCCGTTCGCCCCGGGCACTCTCCCCCCACCTAACCTGCCTGTGTCCATGGCGAACCCTCTACATCCTAACCTGCCGGCGACCACCACCATGCCATCTTCCTTGCCTCTCGGGCCGGGGCTCGGATCCGCCGCAGCCCAAAGCCCTGCCATTGTGGCAGCTGTTCAGGGCAACCTCCTGCCCAGTGCCAGCCCACTGCCAG ACCCAGGCACCCCCCTGCCTCCAGACCCCACAGCCCCGAGCCCAGGCACGGTCACCCCTGTGCCACCTCCACAGTGA
- the SMARCC2 gene encoding SWI/SNF complex subunit SMARCC2 isoform X8 — protein sequence MAVRKKDGGPNVKYYEAADTVTQFDNVRLWLGKNYKKYIQAEPPTNKSLSSLVVQLLQFQEEVFGKHVSNAPLTKLPIKCFLDFKAGGSLCHILAAAYKFKSDQGWRRYDFQNPSRMDRNVEMFMTIEKSLVQNNCLSRPNIFLCPEIEPKLLGKLKDIIKRHQGTVTEDKNNASHVVYPVPGNLEEEEWVRPVMKRDKQVLLHWGYYPDSYDTWIPASEIEASVEDAPTPEKPRKIHAKWILDTDTFNEWMNEEDYEVNDDKNPVSRRKKISAKTLTDEVNSPDSDRRDKKGGNYKKRKRSPSPSPTPEAKKKNAKKGPSTPYTKSKRGHREEEQEDLTKDMDEPSPVPNVEEVTLPKTVNTKKDSESAPVKGGTMTDLDEQEDESMETTGKDEDENSTGNKGEQTKNPDLHEDNVTEQTHHIIIPSYAAWFDYNSVHAIERRALPEFFNGKNKSKTPEIYLAYRNFMIDTYRLNPQEYLTSTACRRNLAGDVCAIMRVHAFLEQWGLINYQVDAESRPTPMGPPPTSHFHVLADTPSGLVPLQPKTPQGRQVDADTKAGRKGKELDDLVPETAKGKPELTSASQQMLNFPDKGKEKPTDMQNFGLRTDMYTKKNVPSKSKAAASATREWTEQETLLLLEALEMYKDDWNKVSEHVGSRTQDECILHFLRLPIEDPYLEDSEASLGPLAYQPIPFSQSGNPVMSTVAFLASVVDPRVASAAAKSALEEFSKMKEEVPTALVEAHVRKVEEAAKVTGKADPAFGLESSGIAGTTSDEPERIEESGNDEARVEGQATDEKKEPKEPREGGGAIEEEAKEKTSEAPKKDEEKGKEGDSEKESEKSDGDPIVDPEKEKEPKEGQEEVLKEVVESEGERKTKVERDIGEGNLSTAAAAALAAAAVKAKHLAAVEERKIKSLVALLVETQMKKLEIKLRHFEELETIMDREREALEYQRQQLLADRQAFHMEQLKYAEMRARQQHFQQMHQQQQQPPPALPPGSQPIPPTGAAGPPAVHGLAVAPASVVPAPAGSGAPPGSLGPSEQIGQAGSTAGPQQQQPAGAPQPGAVPPGVPPPGPHGPSPFPNQQTPPSMMPGAVPGSGHPGVADPGTPLPPDPTAPSPGTVTPVPPPQ from the exons ATCAAATGTTTCCTAGATTTCAAAGCGGGAGGCTCCTTGTGCCACATTCTTGCAGCTGCCTACAAATTCAAGAGTGACCAGGGATG GCGGCGTTACGATTTCCAGAATCCATCACGCATGGACCGCAATGTGGAAATGTTTATGACCATCGAGAAGTCCTTGGTGCAG AATAATTGCCTGTCTCGACCTAACATTTTTCTGTGCCCAGAAATTGAGCCCAAACTACTAGGGAAATTAAAGGACATTATCAAGAGACACCAG GGAACAGTCACTGAGGATAAGAACAATGCCTCCCATGTTGTGTATCCTGTCCCCGGGAATCTAGAAGAAG AGGAATGGGTACGACCAGTCATGAAGAGGGATAAGCAGGTTCTTCTGCACTGGGGCTACTATCCTGACAG TTATGACACATGGATCCCAGCGAGTGAAATTGAAGCATCTGTGGAAGATGCTCCAACTCCTGAGAAACCTAGGAAG ATTCATGCAAAGTGGATCCTGGACACCGACACCttcaatgaatggatgaatgaggaAGACTACGAAGTAAATGATGACAAAAACCCTGTCTCCCGCCGAAAGAAGATTTCAGCCAAGACATTGACAGATGAG GTGAACAGCCCAGATTCAGATCGACGGGACAAGAAGGGGGGAAACTATAAGAAGAGGAAGCGCTCCCCCTCTCCTTCGCCAACCCCAGAAGCGAAGAAGAAAAATGCTAAGAAAGG TCCCTCAACACCTTATACTAAGTCAAAGCGTGGCCACAGAGAAGAGGAGCAAGAAGACCTCACAAAGGACATGGACGAGCCCTCACCAGTCCCCAATGTAGAAGAGGTGACACTTCCCAAAACAG TTAACACAAAGAAAGACTCAGAGTCGGCCCCAGTCAAAGGCGGCACCATGACTGACCTAG ATGAACAGGAAGATGAAAGCATGGAGACGACGGGCAAG GATGAGGATGAGAACAGTACGGGGAACAAGGGAGAGCAGACCAAGAATCCAGACCTGCATGAGGACAACGTGACTGAACAGACCCACCACATCATCATTCCCAGCTATGCTGCCTGGTTTGACTACAATAG CGTTCATGCCATTGAGCGGAGGGCTCTCCCCGAGTTCTTCAACGGCAAGAACAAGTCCAAGACTCCAGAGAT CTACCTGGCCTATCGAAACTTTATGATTGACACTTACCGACTGAACCCCCAAGAGTATCTTACCTCTACCGCCTGTCGCCGAAACCTAGCGGGTGATGTCTGTGCCATCATGAG GGTCCATGCCTTCCTAGAACAGTGGGGTCTTATTAACTACCAGGTGGATGCTGAGAGTCGACCAACCCCAATGGGGCCTCCGCCTACCTCTCACTTCCATGTCTTGGCTGACACACCATCAGGGCTGGTGCCTCTGCAGCCCAAGACCCCTCAG GGCCGCCAGGTTGATGCTGATACCAAGGCTGGGCGAAAGGGCAAAGAGCTGGATGACCTGGTGCCAGAGACGGCTAAGGGCAAGCCAGAGCTG ACCTCTGCTTCCCAACAAATGCTCAACTTTCCTgacaaaggcaaagagaaaccaACAGACATGCAAAACTTTGGGCTGCGCACAGACATGTACACAAAAAAGAATGTTCCCTCCAAG AGCAAAGCTGCAGCCAGTGCCACTCGTGAGTGGACAGAACAGGAAACCCTGCTTCTCCTGGAG GCACTGGAAATGTACAAAGATGACTGGAACAAAGTGTCCGAGCATGTGGGAAGCCGCACACAGGACGAGTGCATCTTGCATTTTCTTCGTCTTCCCATTGAAGACCCATACCTGGAGGACTCAGAGGCCTCCCTAGGCCCCCTGGCCTACCAACCCATCCCCTTCAGTCAGTCGGGCAACCCTGTTATGAGCACTGTTGCCTTCTTGGCCTCTGTCGTCGATCCCCGAGTCGCCTCTGCTGCTGCAAAGTCAGCCCTAG AGGAGTTCTCCAAAATGAAGGAAGAGGTACCCACGGCCTTGGTGGAGGCCCATGTTCGGAAAGTGGAAGAAGCAGCCAAAGTAACAGGCAAGGCGGACCCTGCCTTCGGTCTGGAAAGCAGTGGCATTGCAGGAACCACCTCTGATGAGCCTGAGCGGATTG AGGAGAGCGGGAATGACGAGGCTCGGGTGGAAGGCCAGGCCACAGATGAGAAGAAGGAGCCCAAG GAACCCCGAGAAGGAGGGGGTGCCATAGAGGAGGAAGCAAAGGAGAAAACCAGCGAGGCTCCCAAGAAGGatgaggagaaagggaaagaaggtgaCAGTGAGAAGGAGTCTGAGAAGAGTGATGGAGACCCGATAG TCGATCCggagaaggagaaggagccaAAGGAAGGGCAGGAGGAAGTGCTGAAGGAAGTGGTGGAGTCTGAGGgggaaaggaagacaaaggtgGAGCGGGACATTGGCGAGGGCAACCTCTCCACCGCCGCTGCTGCCGCCCTGGCTGCTGCCGCAGTGAAAGCCAAG CACTTGGCTGCTGTTGAGGAAAGGAAGATCAAATCTTTGGTGGCCCTGCTGGTGGAGACCCAGATGAAAAAGTTGGAGATCAAACTTCGGCACTTTGAGGAGCTGGAGACTATCATGGACCGGGAGCGAGAAGCA CTGGAGTATCAGAGGCAGCAGCTCCTGGCCGACAGACAAGCCTTCCACATGGAGCAGCTGAAGTATGCGGAGATGAGGGCTCGGCAGCAGCACTTCCAACAGATGcaccaacagcagcagcagccaccgcCAGCCCTGCCCCCAGGCTCCCAGCCTATCCCCCCGACAGGGGCTGCTGGGCCACCCGCAGTCCATGGCTTGGCTGTGGCTCCAGCCTCTGTAGTCCCTGCTCCTGCTGGCAGTGGGGCCCCTCCAGGAAGCTTGGGCCCTTCTGAACAGATTGGGCAGGCAGGGTCAACTGCAGGGCCACAGCAGCAGCAACCAGCTGGAGCCCCCCAGCCTGGGGCAGTCCCACCAGGGGTTCCCCCCCCTGGACCCCATG GCCCCTCACCGTTCCCCAACCAACAAACTCCTCCCTCAATGATGCCAGGGGCAGTGCCAGGCAGCGGGCACCCAGGCGTGGCGG ACCCAGGCACCCCCCTGCCTCCAGACCCCACAGCCCCGAGCCCAGGCACGGTCACCCCTGTGCCACCTCCACAGTGA
- the SMARCC2 gene encoding SWI/SNF complex subunit SMARCC2 isoform X12, with the protein MAVRKKDGGPNVKYYEAADTVTQFDNVRLWLGKNYKKYIQAEPPTNKSLSSLVVQLLQFQEEVFGKHVSNAPLTKLPIKCFLDFKAGGSLCHILAAAYKFKSDQGWRRYDFQNPSRMDRNVEMFMTIEKSLVQNNCLSRPNIFLCPEIEPKLLGKLKDIIKRHQGTVTEDKNNASHVVYPVPGNLEEEEWVRPVMKRDKQVLLHWGYYPDSYDTWIPASEIEASVEDAPTPEKPRKIHAKWILDTDTFNEWMNEEDYEVNDDKNPVSRRKKISAKTLTDEVNSPDSDRRDKKGGNYKKRKRSPSPSPTPEAKKKNAKKGPSTPYTKSKRGHREEEQEDLTKDMDEPSPVPNVEEVTLPKTVNTKKDSESAPVKGGTMTDLDEQEDESMETTGKDEDENSTGNKGEQTKNPDLHEDNVTEQTHHIIIPSYAAWFDYNSVHAIERRALPEFFNGKNKSKTPEIYLAYRNFMIDTYRLNPQEYLTSTACRRNLAGDVCAIMRVHAFLEQWGLINYQVDAESRPTPMGPPPTSHFHVLADTPSGLVPLQPKTPQTSASQQMLNFPDKGKEKPTDMQNFGLRTDMYTKKNVPSKSKAAASATREWTEQETLLLLEALEMYKDDWNKVSEHVGSRTQDECILHFLRLPIEDPYLEDSEASLGPLAYQPIPFSQSGNPVMSTVAFLASVVDPRVASAAAKSALEEFSKMKEEVPTALVEAHVRKVEEAAKVTGKADPAFGLESSGIAGTTSDEPERIEESGNDEARVEGQATDEKKEPKEPREGGGAIEEEAKEKTSEAPKKDEEKGKEGDSEKESEKSDGDPIVDPEKEKEPKEGQEEVLKEVVESEGERKTKVERDIGEGNLSTAAAAALAAAAVKAKHLAAVEERKIKSLVALLVETQMKKLEIKLRHFEELETIMDREREALEYQRQQLLADRQAFHMEQLKYAEMRARQQHFQQMHQQQQQPPPALPPGSQPIPPTGAAGPPAVHGLAVAPASVVPAPAGSGAPPGSLGPSEQIGQAGSTAGPQQQQPAGAPQPGAVPPGVPPPGPHGPSPFPNQQTPPSMMPGAVPGSGHPGVADPGTPLPPDPTAPSPGTVTPVPPPQ; encoded by the exons ATCAAATGTTTCCTAGATTTCAAAGCGGGAGGCTCCTTGTGCCACATTCTTGCAGCTGCCTACAAATTCAAGAGTGACCAGGGATG GCGGCGTTACGATTTCCAGAATCCATCACGCATGGACCGCAATGTGGAAATGTTTATGACCATCGAGAAGTCCTTGGTGCAG AATAATTGCCTGTCTCGACCTAACATTTTTCTGTGCCCAGAAATTGAGCCCAAACTACTAGGGAAATTAAAGGACATTATCAAGAGACACCAG GGAACAGTCACTGAGGATAAGAACAATGCCTCCCATGTTGTGTATCCTGTCCCCGGGAATCTAGAAGAAG AGGAATGGGTACGACCAGTCATGAAGAGGGATAAGCAGGTTCTTCTGCACTGGGGCTACTATCCTGACAG TTATGACACATGGATCCCAGCGAGTGAAATTGAAGCATCTGTGGAAGATGCTCCAACTCCTGAGAAACCTAGGAAG ATTCATGCAAAGTGGATCCTGGACACCGACACCttcaatgaatggatgaatgaggaAGACTACGAAGTAAATGATGACAAAAACCCTGTCTCCCGCCGAAAGAAGATTTCAGCCAAGACATTGACAGATGAG GTGAACAGCCCAGATTCAGATCGACGGGACAAGAAGGGGGGAAACTATAAGAAGAGGAAGCGCTCCCCCTCTCCTTCGCCAACCCCAGAAGCGAAGAAGAAAAATGCTAAGAAAGG TCCCTCAACACCTTATACTAAGTCAAAGCGTGGCCACAGAGAAGAGGAGCAAGAAGACCTCACAAAGGACATGGACGAGCCCTCACCAGTCCCCAATGTAGAAGAGGTGACACTTCCCAAAACAG TTAACACAAAGAAAGACTCAGAGTCGGCCCCAGTCAAAGGCGGCACCATGACTGACCTAG ATGAACAGGAAGATGAAAGCATGGAGACGACGGGCAAG GATGAGGATGAGAACAGTACGGGGAACAAGGGAGAGCAGACCAAGAATCCAGACCTGCATGAGGACAACGTGACTGAACAGACCCACCACATCATCATTCCCAGCTATGCTGCCTGGTTTGACTACAATAG CGTTCATGCCATTGAGCGGAGGGCTCTCCCCGAGTTCTTCAACGGCAAGAACAAGTCCAAGACTCCAGAGAT CTACCTGGCCTATCGAAACTTTATGATTGACACTTACCGACTGAACCCCCAAGAGTATCTTACCTCTACCGCCTGTCGCCGAAACCTAGCGGGTGATGTCTGTGCCATCATGAG GGTCCATGCCTTCCTAGAACAGTGGGGTCTTATTAACTACCAGGTGGATGCTGAGAGTCGACCAACCCCAATGGGGCCTCCGCCTACCTCTCACTTCCATGTCTTGGCTGACACACCATCAGGGCTGGTGCCTCTGCAGCCCAAGACCCCTCAG ACCTCTGCTTCCCAACAAATGCTCAACTTTCCTgacaaaggcaaagagaaaccaACAGACATGCAAAACTTTGGGCTGCGCACAGACATGTACACAAAAAAGAATGTTCCCTCCAAG AGCAAAGCTGCAGCCAGTGCCACTCGTGAGTGGACAGAACAGGAAACCCTGCTTCTCCTGGAG GCACTGGAAATGTACAAAGATGACTGGAACAAAGTGTCCGAGCATGTGGGAAGCCGCACACAGGACGAGTGCATCTTGCATTTTCTTCGTCTTCCCATTGAAGACCCATACCTGGAGGACTCAGAGGCCTCCCTAGGCCCCCTGGCCTACCAACCCATCCCCTTCAGTCAGTCGGGCAACCCTGTTATGAGCACTGTTGCCTTCTTGGCCTCTGTCGTCGATCCCCGAGTCGCCTCTGCTGCTGCAAAGTCAGCCCTAG AGGAGTTCTCCAAAATGAAGGAAGAGGTACCCACGGCCTTGGTGGAGGCCCATGTTCGGAAAGTGGAAGAAGCAGCCAAAGTAACAGGCAAGGCGGACCCTGCCTTCGGTCTGGAAAGCAGTGGCATTGCAGGAACCACCTCTGATGAGCCTGAGCGGATTG AGGAGAGCGGGAATGACGAGGCTCGGGTGGAAGGCCAGGCCACAGATGAGAAGAAGGAGCCCAAG GAACCCCGAGAAGGAGGGGGTGCCATAGAGGAGGAAGCAAAGGAGAAAACCAGCGAGGCTCCCAAGAAGGatgaggagaaagggaaagaaggtgaCAGTGAGAAGGAGTCTGAGAAGAGTGATGGAGACCCGATAG TCGATCCggagaaggagaaggagccaAAGGAAGGGCAGGAGGAAGTGCTGAAGGAAGTGGTGGAGTCTGAGGgggaaaggaagacaaaggtgGAGCGGGACATTGGCGAGGGCAACCTCTCCACCGCCGCTGCTGCCGCCCTGGCTGCTGCCGCAGTGAAAGCCAAG CACTTGGCTGCTGTTGAGGAAAGGAAGATCAAATCTTTGGTGGCCCTGCTGGTGGAGACCCAGATGAAAAAGTTGGAGATCAAACTTCGGCACTTTGAGGAGCTGGAGACTATCATGGACCGGGAGCGAGAAGCA CTGGAGTATCAGAGGCAGCAGCTCCTGGCCGACAGACAAGCCTTCCACATGGAGCAGCTGAAGTATGCGGAGATGAGGGCTCGGCAGCAGCACTTCCAACAGATGcaccaacagcagcagcagccaccgcCAGCCCTGCCCCCAGGCTCCCAGCCTATCCCCCCGACAGGGGCTGCTGGGCCACCCGCAGTCCATGGCTTGGCTGTGGCTCCAGCCTCTGTAGTCCCTGCTCCTGCTGGCAGTGGGGCCCCTCCAGGAAGCTTGGGCCCTTCTGAACAGATTGGGCAGGCAGGGTCAACTGCAGGGCCACAGCAGCAGCAACCAGCTGGAGCCCCCCAGCCTGGGGCAGTCCCACCAGGGGTTCCCCCCCCTGGACCCCATG GCCCCTCACCGTTCCCCAACCAACAAACTCCTCCCTCAATGATGCCAGGGGCAGTGCCAGGCAGCGGGCACCCAGGCGTGGCGG ACCCAGGCACCCCCCTGCCTCCAGACCCCACAGCCCCGAGCCCAGGCACGGTCACCCCTGTGCCACCTCCACAGTGA